One Sciurus carolinensis chromosome 10, mSciCar1.2, whole genome shotgun sequence genomic window carries:
- the Mfsd10 gene encoding major facilitator superfamily domain-containing protein 10 isoform X3, translating into MGWGADAGCTPRPPIRRRPAPERRVVAVLFLGLLLDLLAFTLLLPLLPGLLESHGRAHDPLYGSWQRGVDWFAAAIGMPAEKRYHSVLFGGLIGSAFSCLQFLSAPLGGAASDRLGRRPLMLLSLAGLVASYAVWAASRSFAAFLASRVIGGISKGNVSLSTAIVADLSSAPARSQGMAVIGVAFSLAFTLGPMLGATLSVEMAPWFSLLFAVSNLLFIFCFLPETLPPEKRAASITLGFQAAADLLSPLALLRFAAVARGQDPPAGDKLGSLRRLGLVYFLYLFLFSGLEFTLSFLAHQRFQFSSLQQGKMFFFIGLTMATIQGTYARRIGPGREVAAVKRALLLLVPAFLLIGWGQSLPVLGLGLLLYSFAAAVVVPCLSSMVASYGSPGQKGTVMGTLRSLGALARAVGPMVAASVYWLAGAQACFTVCSGLFLLPYLLLRRLRHPAPTLKAE; encoded by the exons ATGGGGTGGGGGGCGGATGCCGGCTGCACCCCGCGCCCGCCCATCCGCCGGCGGCCCGCGCCCGAGCGCCGCGTGGTGGCCGTGCTCTTCCTCGGCCTGCTGCTGGACCTCCTGGCCTTCacgctgctgctgccgctgctgcccGGGCTACTGGAGAGCCACGGCCGCGCGCAC GACCCGCTCTACGGCTCGTGGCAGCGCGGCGTGGACTGGTTCGCCGCGGCCATCGGGATGCCGGCGGAGAAGAGGTACCACAGCGTGCTGTTCGGAG GCCTGATCGGCTCGGCCTTCTCCTGCCTGCAGTTCCTCTCCGCGCCGCTCGGCGGGGCCGCCTCCGACCGCCTGGGCAGGCGCCCGCTGATGCTGCTGTCGCTG GCGGGCCTGGTCGCCTCCTATGCTGTGTGGGCGGCGTCCCGGAGCTTCGCGGCCTTTCTGGCCTCCAGGGTGATTGGGGGCATCAGCAAGGGGAACGTCAGCCTCTCCACCGCCATCGTTGCCGACCTGAGCTCAGCTCCCGCCCGCAGCCAAGGCATG GCGGTGATCGGAGTGGCCTTCTCCTTGGCCTTCACACTGGGTCCCATGCTCGGTGCCACCCTGTCTGTGGAGATGGCACCCTGGTTCAGCCTGCTCTTCGCAGTCTCCAACCTGCTCTTCATCTTCTGCTTCCTGCCAGAGACACTACCCCCAGAGAAGCGG GCAGCCTCCATCACGCTCGGCTTCCAAGCTGCTGCTGACCTGCTCAGCCCCCTGGCCCTCCTCCGCTTTGCAGCCGTTGCCCGTGGCCAGGACCCACCTGCGGGAGACA AGCTTGGCAGCCTGCGCCGCCTGGGCCTGGTCTACTTCCTCTACCTCTTCCTGTTCTCGGGTCTGGAGTTCACGCTGAGCTTCCTGGCCCACCAGCGCTTCCAGTTCAGCAG TCTGCAGCAGGGCAAGATGTTTTTCTTCATCGGCCTCACCATGGCCACCATCCAGGGCACCTATGCTCGGCGGATCGGCCCCGGCAGGGAAGTGGCAGCTGTCAAGCGG gccctgctgctgctggtgcCAGCCTTCCTCCTCATTGGCTGGGGGCAGTCACTGCCCGTGCTGGGCCTAGGGCTGCTGCTCTACTCCTTTG CTGCTGCTGTTGTGGTGCCATGCTTGTCCTCCATGGTTGCCAGTTACG GCTCTCCAGGGCAGAAGGGCACTGTCATGGGCACTCTGCGGAGCCTCGGTGCCCTGGCCAGGGCGGTGGGGCCCATGGTGGCTGCCTCAG TGTACTGGCTGGCTGGGGCCCAGGCCTGCTTCACCGTGTGCTCAGGGCTCTTCCTGCTCCCCTACCTTCTCCTGCGGAGGCTGAGGCATCCGGCACCCACCCTCAAGGCCGAGTAG
- the Mfsd10 gene encoding major facilitator superfamily domain-containing protein 10 isoform X2 — protein MPAAPRARPSAGGPRPSAAWWPCSSSACCWTSWPSRCCCRCCPGYWRATAARTTRSTARGSAAWTGSPRPSGCRRRRGTTACCSEFLSAPLGGAASDRLGRRPLMLLSLAGLVASYAVWAASRSFAAFLASRVIGGISKGNVSLSTAIVADLSSAPARSQGMAVIGVAFSLAFTLGPMLGATLSVEMAPWFSLLFAVSNLLFIFCFLPETLPPEKRAASITLGFQAAADLLSPLALLRFAAVARGQDPPAGDSKEPALYTRAFQPVAALPARRPTCAPCCPAELGSLRRLGLVYFLYLFLFSGLEFTLSFLAHQRFQFSSLQQGKMFFFIGLTMATIQGTYARRIGPGREVAAVKRALLLLVPAFLLIGWGQSLPVLGLGLLLYSFAAAVVVPCLSSMVASYGSPGQKGTVMGTLRSLGALARAVGPMVAASVYWLAGAQACFTVCSGLFLLPYLLLRRLRHPAPTLKAE, from the exons ATGCCGGCTGCACCCCGCGCCCGCCCATCCGCCGGCGGCCCGCGCCCGAGCGCCGCGTGGTGGCCGTGCTCTTCCTCGGCCTGCTGCTGGACCTCCTGGCCTTCacgctgctgctgccgctgctgcccGGGCTACTGGAGAGCCACGGCCGCGCGCAC GACCCGCTCTACGGCTCGTGGCAGCGCGGCGTGGACTGGTTCGCCGCGGCCATCGGGATGCCGGCGGAGAAGAGGTACCACAGCGTGCTGTTCGGAG TTCCTCTCCGCGCCGCTCGGCGGGGCCGCCTCCGACCGCCTGGGCAGGCGCCCGCTGATGCTGCTGTCGCTG GCGGGCCTGGTCGCCTCCTATGCTGTGTGGGCGGCGTCCCGGAGCTTCGCGGCCTTTCTGGCCTCCAGGGTGATTGGGGGCATCAGCAAGGGGAACGTCAGCCTCTCCACCGCCATCGTTGCCGACCTGAGCTCAGCTCCCGCCCGCAGCCAAGGCATG GCGGTGATCGGAGTGGCCTTCTCCTTGGCCTTCACACTGGGTCCCATGCTCGGTGCCACCCTGTCTGTGGAGATGGCACCCTGGTTCAGCCTGCTCTTCGCAGTCTCCAACCTGCTCTTCATCTTCTGCTTCCTGCCAGAGACACTACCCCCAGAGAAGCGG GCAGCCTCCATCACGCTCGGCTTCCAAGCTGCTGCTGACCTGCTCAGCCCCCTGGCCCTCCTCCGCTTTGCAGCCGTTGCCCGTGGCCAGGACCCACCTGCGGGAGACAGTAAGGAGCCTGCCCTTTATACCAGGGCTTTCCAGCCTGTGGCTGCCTTGCCTGCTCGGAGGCCCACCTGCGCCCCCTGCTGCCCTGCAGAGCTTGGCAGCCTGCGCCGCCTGGGCCTGGTCTACTTCCTCTACCTCTTCCTGTTCTCGGGTCTGGAGTTCACGCTGAGCTTCCTGGCCCACCAGCGCTTCCAGTTCAGCAG TCTGCAGCAGGGCAAGATGTTTTTCTTCATCGGCCTCACCATGGCCACCATCCAGGGCACCTATGCTCGGCGGATCGGCCCCGGCAGGGAAGTGGCAGCTGTCAAGCGG gccctgctgctgctggtgcCAGCCTTCCTCCTCATTGGCTGGGGGCAGTCACTGCCCGTGCTGGGCCTAGGGCTGCTGCTCTACTCCTTTG CTGCTGCTGTTGTGGTGCCATGCTTGTCCTCCATGGTTGCCAGTTACG GCTCTCCAGGGCAGAAGGGCACTGTCATGGGCACTCTGCGGAGCCTCGGTGCCCTGGCCAGGGCGGTGGGGCCCATGGTGGCTGCCTCAG TGTACTGGCTGGCTGGGGCCCAGGCCTGCTTCACCGTGTGCTCAGGGCTCTTCCTGCTCCCCTACCTTCTCCTGCGGAGGCTGAGGCATCCGGCACCCACCCTCAAGGCCGAGTAG
- the Mfsd10 gene encoding major facilitator superfamily domain-containing protein 10 isoform X1: protein MGWGADAGCTPRPPIRRRPAPERRVVAVLFLGLLLDLLAFTLLLPLLPGLLESHGRAHDPLYGSWQRGVDWFAAAIGMPAEKRYHSVLFGGLIGSAFSCLQFLSAPLGGAASDRLGRRPLMLLSLAGLVASYAVWAASRSFAAFLASRVIGGISKGNVSLSTAIVADLSSAPARSQGMAVIGVAFSLAFTLGPMLGATLSVEMAPWFSLLFAVSNLLFIFCFLPETLPPEKRAASITLGFQAAADLLSPLALLRFAAVARGQDPPAGDSKEPALYTRAFQPVAALPARRPTCAPCCPAELGSLRRLGLVYFLYLFLFSGLEFTLSFLAHQRFQFSSLQQGKMFFFIGLTMATIQGTYARRIGPGREVAAVKRALLLLVPAFLLIGWGQSLPVLGLGLLLYSFAAAVVVPCLSSMVASYGSPGQKGTVMGTLRSLGALARAVGPMVAASVYWLAGAQACFTVCSGLFLLPYLLLRRLRHPAPTLKAE, encoded by the exons ATGGGGTGGGGGGCGGATGCCGGCTGCACCCCGCGCCCGCCCATCCGCCGGCGGCCCGCGCCCGAGCGCCGCGTGGTGGCCGTGCTCTTCCTCGGCCTGCTGCTGGACCTCCTGGCCTTCacgctgctgctgccgctgctgcccGGGCTACTGGAGAGCCACGGCCGCGCGCAC GACCCGCTCTACGGCTCGTGGCAGCGCGGCGTGGACTGGTTCGCCGCGGCCATCGGGATGCCGGCGGAGAAGAGGTACCACAGCGTGCTGTTCGGAG GCCTGATCGGCTCGGCCTTCTCCTGCCTGCAGTTCCTCTCCGCGCCGCTCGGCGGGGCCGCCTCCGACCGCCTGGGCAGGCGCCCGCTGATGCTGCTGTCGCTG GCGGGCCTGGTCGCCTCCTATGCTGTGTGGGCGGCGTCCCGGAGCTTCGCGGCCTTTCTGGCCTCCAGGGTGATTGGGGGCATCAGCAAGGGGAACGTCAGCCTCTCCACCGCCATCGTTGCCGACCTGAGCTCAGCTCCCGCCCGCAGCCAAGGCATG GCGGTGATCGGAGTGGCCTTCTCCTTGGCCTTCACACTGGGTCCCATGCTCGGTGCCACCCTGTCTGTGGAGATGGCACCCTGGTTCAGCCTGCTCTTCGCAGTCTCCAACCTGCTCTTCATCTTCTGCTTCCTGCCAGAGACACTACCCCCAGAGAAGCGG GCAGCCTCCATCACGCTCGGCTTCCAAGCTGCTGCTGACCTGCTCAGCCCCCTGGCCCTCCTCCGCTTTGCAGCCGTTGCCCGTGGCCAGGACCCACCTGCGGGAGACAGTAAGGAGCCTGCCCTTTATACCAGGGCTTTCCAGCCTGTGGCTGCCTTGCCTGCTCGGAGGCCCACCTGCGCCCCCTGCTGCCCTGCAGAGCTTGGCAGCCTGCGCCGCCTGGGCCTGGTCTACTTCCTCTACCTCTTCCTGTTCTCGGGTCTGGAGTTCACGCTGAGCTTCCTGGCCCACCAGCGCTTCCAGTTCAGCAG TCTGCAGCAGGGCAAGATGTTTTTCTTCATCGGCCTCACCATGGCCACCATCCAGGGCACCTATGCTCGGCGGATCGGCCCCGGCAGGGAAGTGGCAGCTGTCAAGCGG gccctgctgctgctggtgcCAGCCTTCCTCCTCATTGGCTGGGGGCAGTCACTGCCCGTGCTGGGCCTAGGGCTGCTGCTCTACTCCTTTG CTGCTGCTGTTGTGGTGCCATGCTTGTCCTCCATGGTTGCCAGTTACG GCTCTCCAGGGCAGAAGGGCACTGTCATGGGCACTCTGCGGAGCCTCGGTGCCCTGGCCAGGGCGGTGGGGCCCATGGTGGCTGCCTCAG TGTACTGGCTGGCTGGGGCCCAGGCCTGCTTCACCGTGTGCTCAGGGCTCTTCCTGCTCCCCTACCTTCTCCTGCGGAGGCTGAGGCATCCGGCACCCACCCTCAAGGCCGAGTAG
- the Mfsd10 gene encoding major facilitator superfamily domain-containing protein 10 isoform X4, protein MGWGADAGCTPRPPIRRRPAPERRVVAVLFLGLLLDLLAFTLLLPLLPGLLESHGRAHDPLYGSWQRGVDWFAAAIGMPAEKRYHSVLFGGLIGSAFSCLQFLSAPLGGAASDRLGRRPLMLLSLAGLVASYAVWAASRSFAAFLASRVIGGISKGNVSLSTAIVADLSSAPARSQGMAVIGVAFSLAFTLGPMLGATLSVEMAPWFSLLFAVSNLLFIFCFLPETLPPEKRAASITLGFQAAADLLSPLALLRFAAVARGQDPPAGDSKEPALYTRAFQPVAALPARRPTCAPCCPAELGSLRRLGLVYFLYLFLFSGLEFTLSFLAHQRFQFSSLQQGKMFFFIGLTMATIQGTYARRIGPGREVAAVKRLLLLWCHACPPWLPVTALQGRRALSWALCGASVPWPGRWGPWWLPQCTGWLGPRPASPCAQGSSCSPTFSCGG, encoded by the exons ATGGGGTGGGGGGCGGATGCCGGCTGCACCCCGCGCCCGCCCATCCGCCGGCGGCCCGCGCCCGAGCGCCGCGTGGTGGCCGTGCTCTTCCTCGGCCTGCTGCTGGACCTCCTGGCCTTCacgctgctgctgccgctgctgcccGGGCTACTGGAGAGCCACGGCCGCGCGCAC GACCCGCTCTACGGCTCGTGGCAGCGCGGCGTGGACTGGTTCGCCGCGGCCATCGGGATGCCGGCGGAGAAGAGGTACCACAGCGTGCTGTTCGGAG GCCTGATCGGCTCGGCCTTCTCCTGCCTGCAGTTCCTCTCCGCGCCGCTCGGCGGGGCCGCCTCCGACCGCCTGGGCAGGCGCCCGCTGATGCTGCTGTCGCTG GCGGGCCTGGTCGCCTCCTATGCTGTGTGGGCGGCGTCCCGGAGCTTCGCGGCCTTTCTGGCCTCCAGGGTGATTGGGGGCATCAGCAAGGGGAACGTCAGCCTCTCCACCGCCATCGTTGCCGACCTGAGCTCAGCTCCCGCCCGCAGCCAAGGCATG GCGGTGATCGGAGTGGCCTTCTCCTTGGCCTTCACACTGGGTCCCATGCTCGGTGCCACCCTGTCTGTGGAGATGGCACCCTGGTTCAGCCTGCTCTTCGCAGTCTCCAACCTGCTCTTCATCTTCTGCTTCCTGCCAGAGACACTACCCCCAGAGAAGCGG GCAGCCTCCATCACGCTCGGCTTCCAAGCTGCTGCTGACCTGCTCAGCCCCCTGGCCCTCCTCCGCTTTGCAGCCGTTGCCCGTGGCCAGGACCCACCTGCGGGAGACAGTAAGGAGCCTGCCCTTTATACCAGGGCTTTCCAGCCTGTGGCTGCCTTGCCTGCTCGGAGGCCCACCTGCGCCCCCTGCTGCCCTGCAGAGCTTGGCAGCCTGCGCCGCCTGGGCCTGGTCTACTTCCTCTACCTCTTCCTGTTCTCGGGTCTGGAGTTCACGCTGAGCTTCCTGGCCCACCAGCGCTTCCAGTTCAGCAG TCTGCAGCAGGGCAAGATGTTTTTCTTCATCGGCCTCACCATGGCCACCATCCAGGGCACCTATGCTCGGCGGATCGGCCCCGGCAGGGAAGTGGCAGCTGTCAAGCGG CTGCTGCTGTTGTGGTGCCATGCTTGTCCTCCATGGTTGCCAGTTACG GCTCTCCAGGGCAGAAGGGCACTGTCATGGGCACTCTGCGGAGCCTCGGTGCCCTGGCCAGGGCGGTGGGGCCCATGGTGGCTGCCTCAG TGTACTGGCTGGCTGGGGCCCAGGCCTGCTTCACCGTGTGCTCAGGGCTCTTCCTGCTCCCCTACCTTCTCCTGCGGAGGCTGA